Proteins encoded by one window of Nocardia goodfellowii:
- the ctaE gene encoding aa3-type cytochrome oxidase subunit III, which yields MTTAVGTPGSAITQRVHSLNRPNMVSVGTIIWLSSELMFFAGLFAMYFVARAQAHGNWPPEPTELNLKLAVPVTAVLVASSFTCQMGVFAAERGDVFGLRRWYVITLAMGAFFVAGQGYEYYHLVHEGTSISSSAYGSVFYMTTGFHGLHVIGGLIAFVFLLLRTKVSKFTPAQATAAIVVSYYWHFVDIVWIGLFATIYFVR from the coding sequence GTGACGACCGCAGTAGGGACCCCAGGATCGGCCATAACTCAGCGTGTGCATTCGCTGAACCGGCCCAACATGGTCAGCGTCGGTACCATCATCTGGCTGTCGAGCGAGCTGATGTTCTTCGCCGGCCTCTTCGCCATGTATTTCGTCGCGCGCGCTCAGGCCCACGGAAACTGGCCGCCGGAACCGACCGAGCTGAATCTCAAGCTCGCCGTACCGGTCACGGCCGTGCTTGTCGCCTCCTCGTTCACCTGCCAGATGGGTGTTTTCGCGGCGGAGCGCGGCGATGTGTTCGGGCTGCGCCGCTGGTATGTCATCACCCTGGCCATGGGTGCGTTCTTCGTCGCCGGTCAGGGCTACGAGTACTACCACCTGGTCCACGAGGGCACCTCGATCTCCAGCAGCGCCTACGGCTCGGTGTTCTACATGACCACCGGCTTCCACGGCCTGCACGTGATCGGCGGCCTGATCGCGTTCGTGTTCCTGCTGCTCCGCACCAAGGTCAGTAAGTTCACCCCCGCGCAGGCGACCGCCGCGATCGTGGTCTCGTACTACTGGCACTTCGTCGACATCGTCTGGATCGGGCTGTTCGCCACGATCTACTTCGTCCGTTAA
- the trpD gene encoding anthranilate phosphoribosyltransferase: MSERSWPRVLGTLADGGDLAADDTTWAMNEIMSDNATSAQIAAFGVAMKIKGPTPAELGGLASGMLSHARLVHVAGDAVDIVGTGGDRSGSVNISTMSSIVVASAGVPVVKHGNRAASSKSGGADVLEALGVKLNLGPDAVAQCVREAGIGFCFAPVFHPALRFAGAARKEIGIPTVFNILGPLTNPAQPRAGLVGCAFADLVPVIAGVFAERGASALVVRGNDGLDEITTSDTTAAWIVSGGRLRETVIDPTRLGIPRVDLDALRGGDADTNAGIARAVFAGEPGPVRDAVLINSAAAIVAYDWSRGEGDPDIDVHDALAAGIERAAAAIDAGKSVALLDNWAKLTNTLGEN, translated from the coding sequence ATGAGCGAGCGCAGCTGGCCACGGGTATTGGGGACGCTCGCCGACGGCGGCGACCTGGCCGCGGACGACACGACCTGGGCGATGAACGAAATCATGTCCGACAACGCCACCTCCGCGCAGATCGCCGCGTTCGGCGTCGCGATGAAGATCAAGGGCCCGACGCCCGCGGAACTCGGTGGTCTCGCCTCCGGCATGCTGTCCCACGCCCGCCTGGTCCACGTCGCCGGTGACGCCGTCGACATCGTCGGCACCGGTGGCGATCGCTCGGGTTCGGTGAACATCTCCACCATGTCCTCGATCGTGGTCGCCTCCGCCGGAGTGCCCGTGGTCAAGCACGGCAACCGCGCCGCGTCCTCCAAGAGCGGTGGCGCCGATGTCCTCGAAGCACTCGGCGTGAAATTGAATCTCGGCCCGGACGCGGTGGCTCAGTGCGTGCGGGAGGCCGGGATCGGCTTCTGCTTCGCCCCGGTCTTCCATCCGGCACTGCGGTTCGCGGGCGCGGCCCGTAAAGAAATAGGCATTCCTACGGTCTTCAACATCCTGGGCCCGCTCACCAACCCGGCGCAGCCGCGCGCGGGCCTGGTCGGCTGCGCCTTCGCCGACCTGGTGCCGGTGATCGCGGGCGTCTTCGCCGAACGCGGCGCGAGCGCCCTGGTGGTCCGCGGCAACGACGGCCTCGACGAGATCACCACCTCCGACACCACCGCCGCCTGGATCGTCTCCGGCGGCCGGCTCCGCGAAACCGTCATCGACCCGACCCGCCTCGGCATCCCCCGCGTCGACCTGGACGCCCTGCGCGGCGGTGACGCCGACACCAACGCCGGCATCGCCCGCGCCGTCTTCGCCGGCGAACCGGGCCCCGTCCGCGACGCCGTCCTGATCAACTCCGCCGCCGCGATCGTCGCCTACGACTGGTCGCGCGGCGAAGGCGATCCCGACATCGACGTGCACGACGCCCTCGCCGCTGGCATCGAGCGCGCCGCCGCCGCCATCGACGCCGGGAAATCCGTTGCCCTACTGGACAACTGGGCCAAACTCACCAACACCCTGGGCGAGAACTAG
- a CDS encoding Lrp/AsnC family transcriptional regulator encodes MINAIVLIHADNGRIPETAQAVADTEGVTEVYSCAGDVDLIAIVRVRDHEKIAEVVTAGIDKVPGVLRTTTHIAFKSYSSADVEAGFSLGE; translated from the coding sequence ATGATTAACGCGATCGTGCTCATCCACGCCGACAACGGCCGCATCCCCGAAACCGCCCAGGCCGTCGCCGACACCGAGGGTGTCACCGAGGTCTATTCCTGCGCCGGCGACGTCGACCTGATCGCGATCGTCCGAGTCCGCGACCACGAAAAGATCGCCGAAGTAGTCACCGCGGGCATCGACAAAGTCCCCGGCGTCCTCCGCACCACCACCCACATCGCCTTCAAGTCCTACTCGAGCGCCGATGTAGAGGCGGGCTTCTCACTGGGGGAGTAG
- a CDS encoding DEDD exonuclease domain-containing protein, which yields MPDPDPRSTGSGPRTPGRLAPARQLAFDELDTPLYETTFVIVDLETTGTSPDGDAITEIGAVKVRGGEVLGEFATLVNPGREIPPQVVHITGITHAMVYDAPRIEVVLPGFLEFAKGAVLVAHNARFDTAFLKAAAARCDTTWPNPPVLCTVKLARRVLTRDEAPSVRLGVLAQVLGASTRPTHRALDDARATVDVLHALIGRVGNQGVHSLTELLDYLPDVTNGQRAKRVLATDLPASPGVYLFRGPSDEVLYIGTAVNLRRRVRNYFTGSETRGRMKEMVSLATRVDHVVCAHALEAGVRELRLLVAHAPPYNRRSKFPKRAWWLTLTDEPFPRFAVVRTPNRDSLGPFNSRLDATDIAATIAEHAGLRTCTTRLPRTGVHDCPPAAVGGCPAARVAEMPMSSSEYAPLAAAVRDLFAGRSDATLRAMLDQLETYSRAEHFEAAARLRDRAVAVVRAVARTQRLAAVARIAELVAAHPDGAGGWEFSVIRYGRLAGAGNARRGVPPMAVVEQLVASAETVLPERSSPPAAKQETLVAVAPGGASPVLEQDPGPGSALCDMPADDADFDGPPLLGGSPEEVGLVVRWLARPGVRIVRSTAGYREPLYGAARWLTWAEHAEAAARTELAGAEYLGQLG from the coding sequence GTGCCCGACCCCGACCCGAGATCCACCGGGAGCGGCCCCCGGACCCCTGGGCGGCTCGCGCCTGCCAGACAGCTGGCCTTCGACGAGCTCGATACCCCGCTGTATGAGACAACTTTCGTCATCGTGGACCTGGAAACCACTGGTACCAGCCCGGATGGCGACGCGATCACCGAGATCGGCGCGGTGAAGGTGCGGGGCGGAGAGGTGCTCGGCGAGTTCGCGACCCTGGTCAACCCGGGGCGCGAGATCCCGCCGCAGGTCGTGCATATCACCGGGATCACGCACGCGATGGTGTACGACGCGCCGCGGATCGAAGTGGTGCTGCCCGGATTTCTCGAATTCGCCAAGGGCGCGGTGCTGGTCGCGCACAACGCGCGTTTCGACACCGCGTTCCTCAAAGCCGCTGCCGCCCGCTGCGATACGACGTGGCCGAATCCGCCGGTGCTGTGCACGGTGAAGCTGGCACGGCGGGTGCTGACGCGCGACGAAGCGCCGTCGGTGCGGCTCGGTGTCCTCGCGCAGGTGCTCGGTGCGAGCACCCGGCCGACACACCGTGCCCTCGACGACGCCCGCGCCACCGTCGACGTGCTGCACGCGCTCATCGGCAGGGTGGGCAACCAAGGAGTGCACAGTCTTACCGAACTCCTCGACTACCTGCCCGACGTCACGAACGGCCAGCGCGCCAAACGGGTGCTCGCCACCGATCTGCCCGCCAGCCCCGGCGTGTACCTGTTCCGCGGTCCCTCCGACGAAGTCCTCTATATCGGCACCGCGGTGAATCTGCGCCGCCGCGTCCGCAATTACTTCACCGGGTCCGAGACCCGCGGGCGCATGAAGGAAATGGTCTCGCTGGCCACCCGCGTCGACCATGTGGTGTGCGCGCACGCGCTCGAAGCCGGGGTGCGTGAACTGCGTTTGCTCGTCGCGCACGCTCCGCCGTACAACCGGCGGTCGAAGTTTCCGAAGAGGGCGTGGTGGCTCACACTCACCGACGAGCCCTTCCCGCGTTTCGCGGTGGTCCGCACACCGAACCGGGATTCGCTGGGCCCGTTCAACTCTCGCCTGGACGCCACCGACATCGCCGCGACCATCGCCGAACACGCCGGACTGCGCACCTGCACGACGCGTCTGCCGCGGACCGGCGTGCACGACTGCCCGCCCGCGGCGGTCGGTGGATGTCCCGCCGCGCGGGTCGCCGAAATGCCCATGAGCAGCAGCGAATACGCGCCTCTGGCCGCGGCTGTGCGGGATTTGTTCGCGGGCCGGTCGGACGCGACGTTGCGTGCGATGCTCGATCAGCTCGAAACCTATTCCCGTGCCGAGCATTTCGAGGCCGCCGCCCGGCTGCGCGATCGCGCGGTCGCGGTCGTGCGGGCGGTGGCGCGGACGCAGCGCCTCGCCGCGGTCGCTCGCATCGCCGAACTCGTCGCGGCGCACCCCGACGGTGCGGGTGGCTGGGAGTTCTCCGTCATCAGATACGGGCGTCTCGCGGGCGCGGGCAATGCCCGGCGCGGTGTGCCCCCGATGGCGGTCGTCGAACAGCTCGTAGCCTCCGCCGAAACCGTCTTGCCCGAGCGGAGTAGCCCGCCCGCGGCGAAACAAGAGACTTTGGTGGCAGTAGCGCCCGGCGGAGCGTCGCCCGTTCTCGAGCAGGATCCCGGGCCTGGGTCGGCACTGTGCGATATGCCCGCGGACGATGCCGATTTCGACGGCCCACCCCTGCTCGGTGGTTCACCTGAGGAAGTCGGCCTGGTGGTGCGGTGGCTGGCCCGCCCCGGCGTCCGGATCGTCCGCAGCACCGCGGGCTACCGGGAACCGCTGTACGGCGCGGCTCGCTGGCTGACCTGGGCCGAACACGCGGAGGCGGCCGCACGGACCGAACTCGCGGGAGCGGAATACCTCGGCCAACTAGGCTGA